The DNA window CCACATCTTCTCGTAGGGAAGGAAAAGGCTCACGTACTCTCTCCTTATCGTGCGTTTACCTGCTGTCGCCGCGCGGGATCCTTCGACTCCGCGCTGCGCGCTGCGCTCAGGATGACAAATGGTTCCGCTGCGCGCTCCGCTCAGGATGACAAATGGGGCCGCTACGCTGCGCTCAGGATGACAGTTGCTTCTCGCGGGCGAGGGCCACGATGTCGTCGATCACATCCTCGATGTAGCGGCCGGTGGAGTCGAGGCGCACCGCGTCGTCGGCGGGCTTCAGGGGCGAGGCGGCGCGCGAGGAGTCGAGGTCGTCGCGGCGGCGGATGTCGGCGAGCACCACGTCGTAGTCGATGGAGCCCACGCCGCGGTCGACGTTCTGGCGCACGCGGCGGTGCGCGCGCTCCTCGGCCGACGCCGTCAGGAACACCTTGACCGGCGCCTCGGGGAACACCACCGTGCCGATGTCGCGGCCCTCCACCACGTAGTCGCCCGAGCGGCCGATGCGCTGCTGCTGCTCCACGAGCGCCGCGCGCACCGCGGGCACGGCCGACACGGGGCTCACGGCGCGGTCGATCTCGGCCGTGCGGATGGCGCTGCTCACGTCGACGCCGCCGATGGTGACGCCCTTGGGCATGGGGTCGCCCGGCTCGTGCAGAAACGCGATCTCGCACTCGCGCGCGACGCGGCCGAGGCCCTCGGCGTCGTCGAGCGCGACGCCGTCCTCGAGCGCGCGCCACGCCACGGCGCGATACATCGCGCCCGTGTCCAGGCAGGAGAAGCCGAGCTCGCGGGCCGCGGCCTTCGCGACCGTGGACTTTCCGGCCCCGCTCGGGCCGTCTATGGCGATGATCATCGTGCCAACCTTTCGATGTCGGAGAGGAATTGGGGATAGCTGATCTTGACGGAGTCGAAGTTGGCCACCTGCACGGGCGCGGTGCCGCAGAGGCCAGCGAGCGCCCAGGTCATGGCCAGGCGGTGGTCCATCTTCGAGTCGAACACGGCCCCGGCGGGCGTGCGCAGGCCGGGCTGGCCCTCCACGTACAGGTCGTTGCCGTCGATCCACGCCTCCACGCCGAGCGCCTCGAGGCCCTCCACGATGGCGGCCAGGCGGTCGGTTTCCTTGACGCGCAGCTCGCTCACCTCGCGAAACACCGTCACGCCGCGCGCGTGGGCCGCGACGAGCGCGAGCACGGGCACCTCGTCGACGATGGTGGCTATCTTCTCGGCCGGCACCTCGCAGCCGTGCAGCGCCGGGGTGTGGCACGCCGAGATGATGCCGAAGGGCTCCTTGCCCGCCGCGCCCGCGTGGCGCACGCTCACCTCGGCGCCCATGCGCTCGAGCGTGCGCGTGAAGCCGATGCGCGCGGTGTTCAGGCTCACGTTCTCCACCTGGATGGAGC is part of the Arabiibacter massiliensis genome and encodes:
- the cmk gene encoding (d)CMP kinase, coding for MIIAIDGPSGAGKSTVAKAAARELGFSCLDTGAMYRAVAWRALEDGVALDDAEGLGRVARECEIAFLHEPGDPMPKGVTIGGVDVSSAIRTAEIDRAVSPVSAVPAVRAALVEQQQRIGRSGDYVVEGRDIGTVVFPEAPVKVFLTASAEERAHRRVRQNVDRGVGSIDYDVVLADIRRRDDLDSSRAASPLKPADDAVRLDSTGRYIEDVIDDIVALAREKQLSS